Proteins from a single region of Mus pahari chromosome 2, PAHARI_EIJ_v1.1, whole genome shotgun sequence:
- the Bcl2l14 gene encoding apoptosis facilitator Bcl-2-like protein 14, whose protein sequence is MCSTSVYDLEDIPLEDDDPNSIEFKILAFYARHHVFKNNPAVFSPKLSRTRSLSQKALGTWSTDSWTQVSLPCRDSPSSEKNISLGKKKSSWRTLFRVTEKEEVSSSSPKEIRAQGVQSPCPVERQSGFHNQHWARSLSSVEQRLESEVVDSKVACIANRVAEIVYSWPPPDVSHSQGGGKLKERVPEILYFRLEGAYDSKKDGEDQIINKIVELLKFSGDQLGREIKKDKALMSSFQDGLSYSMFRTITDLFLRDVDTRGESEVKAQGFKAALAIDAIAKLTAIDNHPMNRMLGFGTKYLRECFSPWVQQNGGWEKILGISHEEVD, encoded by the exons ATGTGCAGCACCAGTGTGTATGACCTGGAAGACATTCCTCTGGAGGATGATGACCCAAACAGCATAGAGTTCAAAATCCTGGCCTTCTACGCCAGACACCATGTCTTCAAGAACAACCCAGCTGTCTTCTCGCCCAAGCTCTCCAGAAcaaggagtctgtcccagaaagCCCTGGGGACTTGGTCAACAGATTCCTGGACACAGGTATCATTGCCTTGTAGAGATTCCCCCTCCAGTGAAAAGAACATCAGCTTGGGCAAGAAGAAGTCTTCTTGGAGAACGCTCTTCAGGGTGACCGAAAAGGAGGAAGTCTCGTCGAGCTCCCCAAAGGAGATCCGAGCTCAGGGTGTTCAGAGCCCCTGCCCGGTAGAGCGGCAGAGTGGCTTCCACAACCAGCACTGGGCCAGGTCCCTGTCCAGTGTGGAGCAGCGCCTGGAGAGTGAAG TTGTGGATTCCAAAGTCGCTTGTATTGCTAACAGAGTGGCTGAAATCGTTTACTCCTGGCCACCACCAGATGTCAGCCACAGCCAAGGAGGAGGCAAGCTCAAAGAGAGGGTCCCAGAGATTCTGTACTTCAGGTTGGAAGGAGCCTACGACTCTAAGAAAG ATGGAGAAGACCAAATAATAAACAAGATTGTTGAGCTGCTGAAATTCTCGGGGGATCAGCTGGGAAGAGAG ATAAAGAAAGACAAGGCTTTGATGAGCAGCTTCCAGGACGGGTTGTCCTACTCGATGTTCAGGACCATCACAGACCTGTTCCTGAGGGACGTGGACACCAGAGGAGAATCAGAGGTCAAAGCTCAGGGCTTCAAGGCTGCCCTTGCAATAGATGCCATCGCCAAGCTCACGGCCATCGACAACCACCCAATGAATAGAATGCTGGGCTTCGGGACCAAGTACCTGAGAGAGTGCTTCTCCCCTTGGGTCCAGCAGAATGGCGGATGG